One window of the Pantoea cypripedii genome contains the following:
- a CDS encoding ABC transporter substrate-binding protein: MNTLRTAITALLLLATTSVAQANEKVRLLLDWFVNPNHAAIFAAQYSGAFKKEGLDVEMIAPADSASVPLLLAAGKADLAISYQPQLYTLVDKDVPVIRVGTLINQPLNTLTTVSPDIHSLKDFAGKSLGYAIPGFEDVAIRNMLKSQGVDADSVKLINLNMDAESALLTHKIDGAMTVYRNYELLDLKNKGANPVVFKPEDFGVPAYDELIILANQKTAAQDKRIPAFLRGLDAGVAWLRAHPQQAWQAFIKQYPELNTPLNHQAWQATLPYFASHSATLDTQRYQAFAEYMKANGLIQQVAPMARYSLP; the protein is encoded by the coding sequence TTGAACACCCTACGTACCGCGATCACCGCCTTGCTGCTGCTGGCTACCACCAGCGTCGCCCAGGCCAATGAAAAGGTTCGTCTGCTGCTCGATTGGTTTGTGAACCCTAACCATGCGGCCATTTTTGCCGCGCAATACAGCGGCGCATTTAAAAAAGAAGGGCTGGATGTGGAGATGATCGCCCCCGCCGATTCGGCCTCCGTCCCCTTGCTGCTGGCGGCAGGCAAGGCTGATCTTGCTATCAGCTATCAACCGCAGCTGTACACGCTGGTGGATAAAGATGTGCCGGTCATCCGCGTGGGTACGCTGATCAATCAACCGCTGAATACCCTGACCACGGTCTCCCCGGACATTCACTCGCTGAAGGATTTTGCCGGGAAATCGCTCGGTTATGCCATTCCGGGGTTTGAGGATGTGGCGATTCGCAACATGCTGAAATCCCAGGGTGTTGATGCCGACTCGGTCAAACTGATCAACCTGAATATGGATGCGGAGTCTGCGCTGCTGACACATAAAATTGACGGAGCAATGACGGTGTATCGCAACTATGAGTTGTTGGATCTGAAAAATAAGGGCGCGAACCCGGTGGTATTTAAGCCGGAAGATTTCGGTGTCCCGGCTTACGACGAATTGATCATCCTGGCAAACCAGAAAACGGCGGCGCAGGACAAACGCATCCCGGCCTTTTTACGCGGTCTGGATGCCGGTGTCGCCTGGCTGCGTGCCCATCCGCAACAGGCCTGGCAGGCATTCATTAAGCAATATCCTGAGCTGAACACACCGCTGAATCATCAGGCGTGGCAGGCAACGTTGCCGTATTTCGCCAGCCATAGCGCAACGCTGGATACGCAACGCTACCAGGCTTTTGCTGAATATATGAAAGCTAATGGCTTAATCCAGCAGGTGGCACCAATGGCAAGGTATTCGTTGCCATAA
- a CDS encoding antiterminator Q family protein has product MNCKFRCLGDGPYAIENEIGHSRIAAGFKGLLPEEASVISCSENDALIIDVCVGRLKKKREDEYPLIFNHYVKDISKSSPGRKLRGAEGMIRIKLMMAEGFVEGCLSMLDIRLEMDNQL; this is encoded by the coding sequence ATGAATTGTAAATTCCGGTGTTTGGGGGATGGACCGTATGCTATTGAAAATGAAATCGGTCATTCACGTATTGCCGCCGGATTTAAAGGGCTGCTCCCTGAGGAGGCAAGCGTCATAAGCTGTTCAGAAAATGATGCTCTGATAATTGATGTATGCGTAGGCAGACTTAAGAAAAAGCGAGAGGATGAATACCCACTTATTTTTAACCACTATGTGAAAGATATTTCGAAAAGTTCCCCTGGGAGGAAACTGAGGGGCGCTGAAGGAATGATCAGGATAAAGCTCATGATGGCAGAAGGTTTTGTGGAAGGCTGTCTGTCGATGCTTGATATAAGGCTGGAAATGGACAACCAGCTTTAG
- a CDS encoding sigma-54-dependent Fis family transcriptional regulator: MNLSQREHIANVVTSVEQAVAANVLNPQDNAVHASWLRCVTRYGLDPSRMQEARILPAHQLREHCQQLEELRYVAQQGLQRLYQQIAPAGYILLLADAQGVAVDYLGDTHAEISLRRAGLFLGAQWSEALSGTCAVGTALATGEAITIHQTEHFDATHIPLTCSAVPLFDSQGDLQAVLDISALTSPQPRTSQHLVMQLARQQAQQIENAWLLHRHRHDWVLKLSRNPAWADVQPEFLLAFDGNGQLVGLNPAARRWLGVGQLPSGLSVSTLFDRSLEQLLQTQQLEDIHGQQRFYAQTLSPARVTASSPAVKSVTIAPELAALTGGDAQLTQQLRRATRLVDAPLHLLVQGETGSGKEYFARAFHQASARRHGPFIAVNCAAIPASLIESELFGHLPGSFSGAGSKARSGLIQAAQGGTLFLDEIGDMPLEMQTRLLRVLAEQEVLPIGARQPQKVDIRVISASHHALTQRVAQGLFREDLLYRLQGACIMLPPLRERTDINWVIDKLLAGRAQLSDRARHHLVNHRWLGNLRELNHALQYALAMCEAGNIQPDDLPDTLQAVAQQPDQTQGEAGQLIQQLRAVHWNMSEAARQLGISRMTLYRRLQRYAIQLPERH; this comes from the coding sequence GTGAATCTGAGCCAGCGCGAGCATATCGCCAACGTGGTCACCAGCGTCGAACAGGCGGTGGCCGCAAATGTGCTGAATCCGCAGGATAATGCGGTGCATGCCTCCTGGTTACGCTGCGTCACCCGGTACGGTCTCGATCCCAGCCGTATGCAGGAGGCGCGTATTTTACCCGCCCATCAGCTGCGTGAGCATTGCCAGCAACTGGAAGAACTGCGTTATGTGGCGCAGCAAGGCTTACAACGACTGTATCAACAGATTGCCCCTGCCGGTTATATCCTGCTGCTGGCCGATGCGCAGGGTGTGGCGGTGGATTATCTCGGCGATACCCACGCAGAAATCAGCCTGCGCCGCGCCGGATTGTTCCTCGGGGCGCAGTGGTCAGAAGCGCTGTCCGGCACCTGCGCCGTCGGCACCGCCCTCGCGACGGGGGAAGCCATCACCATCCATCAAACCGAACATTTTGACGCCACCCATATCCCCCTGACCTGTAGCGCAGTGCCGCTGTTTGATTCACAGGGCGATTTGCAAGCGGTGCTGGATATTTCTGCGCTCACTTCCCCCCAGCCACGTACCAGCCAGCATCTGGTGATGCAGCTGGCACGGCAACAGGCACAGCAAATCGAGAACGCCTGGTTGTTGCATCGTCACCGTCACGATTGGGTGCTGAAACTCAGCCGTAATCCGGCATGGGCGGATGTGCAGCCAGAATTCTTACTGGCGTTTGACGGCAACGGCCAACTGGTGGGGTTGAATCCAGCGGCGCGACGCTGGCTGGGAGTCGGGCAACTGCCCTCTGGATTATCGGTATCAACGTTATTTGATCGTTCGCTGGAGCAGCTATTGCAGACGCAGCAACTGGAGGATATCCACGGGCAGCAACGTTTCTATGCGCAAACTTTATCTCCGGCACGGGTAACGGCATCCTCCCCGGCAGTGAAGAGTGTGACGATAGCGCCTGAACTGGCGGCGTTAACCGGTGGCGATGCGCAACTAACGCAGCAATTACGTCGCGCAACGCGTCTGGTGGACGCCCCGCTGCATCTGCTGGTGCAGGGGGAGACCGGCAGCGGGAAAGAGTATTTCGCCCGCGCCTTTCATCAGGCCAGCGCCCGCCGCCACGGCCCCTTTATTGCGGTGAACTGCGCGGCAATTCCGGCCAGCCTGATTGAAAGCGAGCTGTTTGGTCATCTGCCAGGAAGTTTTTCCGGTGCGGGTAGCAAAGCGCGCAGCGGGCTGATTCAGGCGGCGCAGGGCGGCACGCTGTTCCTCGATGAAATCGGTGATATGCCGCTGGAGATGCAGACGCGGCTGCTGCGGGTGCTGGCCGAGCAGGAAGTGCTGCCGATTGGGGCACGTCAGCCGCAGAAGGTGGATATCCGCGTGATCTCCGCTTCGCACCATGCGCTGACACAGCGTGTGGCCCAGGGGTTGTTCCGTGAAGATTTGCTCTATCGTCTCCAGGGGGCCTGCATTATGTTGCCGCCGCTGCGGGAACGTACGGATATTAACTGGGTAATTGATAAGCTGCTGGCGGGGCGGGCACAACTCAGCGATCGCGCGCGTCATCATCTGGTCAATCATCGCTGGCTGGGCAACCTGCGCGAGTTAAATCATGCGTTGCAGTATGCACTGGCGATGTGTGAGGCAGGGAACATTCAGCCGGACGATTTGCCCGATACCCTTCAGGCGGTGGCACAGCAACCCGATCAGACGCAAGGCGAGGCGGGGCAACTGATCCAGCAGCTCCGTGCAGTGCATTGGAATATGAGTGAAGCCGCACGCCAGCTGGGTATCAGCCGCATGACGTTGTACCGACGTTTGCAAAGATACGCGATTCAGCTGCCGGAGCGGCATTAA
- the nfsB gene encoding oxygen-insensitive NAD(P)H nitroreductase yields the protein MTLNDAVVRRHTVKAFASGKSLPDAEIETLLNVLRNSPSSVNSQPWHFVVASTAAGRELIAQSTQGPFVYNGPKVLNASHVIALCMRTDLDEAHLQNVLAQEEKDGRFLKPEGKAGQDKSRRGYVDIHRYEQRDVPQWMEKQVYLALGGLLLGAAMLGIDATPMEGFDQRSLDQALGLREKGLTSVVLVSLGYRSEEDFNAALPKSRLPREEIFTFI from the coding sequence ATGACGCTGAATGATGCTGTGGTCCGTCGCCACACGGTGAAAGCCTTTGCTTCCGGTAAAAGCCTGCCGGATGCCGAAATCGAAACTCTGCTGAATGTGCTGCGCAATAGCCCTTCATCAGTGAACTCGCAACCGTGGCACTTTGTGGTGGCGTCTACCGCCGCTGGCCGTGAGCTGATCGCGCAATCAACGCAGGGGCCCTTTGTTTACAACGGCCCTAAAGTGCTCAATGCCTCGCACGTTATCGCGCTGTGTATGCGTACCGACCTCGACGAAGCTCATCTGCAAAACGTCCTGGCGCAGGAAGAGAAAGACGGTCGTTTTCTGAAACCGGAAGGGAAAGCCGGTCAGGATAAGAGCCGCCGCGGCTATGTCGATATTCACCGTTACGAACAGCGCGATGTTCCGCAATGGATGGAAAAACAGGTATACCTGGCATTGGGTGGCCTGCTGCTGGGTGCCGCGATGCTGGGTATTGATGCCACGCCGATGGAAGGTTTTGACCAACGCTCGCTCGATCAGGCGCTGGGCCTGCGTGAAAAAGGGCTGACCAGCGTGGTACTGGTTTCGCTCGGCTATCGCAGCGAAGAAGATTTCAACGCGGCGTTGCCGAAATCACGTTTGCCGCGTGAAGAGATTTTTACCTTTATTTAA
- a CDS encoding pentapeptide repeat-containing protein, with the protein MSDISVNALTSPTTTAAEDLQTGALPPLAIKNSTATLASNTPLALNDPDADNIIALEDITGETFIDYMHDIRPYDQRPRTFRGVSFGRGLDYKPGDFKEPLPFNKDTFYDLNFRGYYTNHGIEMRNCLITTEEDNLIWFASNFRDSCWQGSTIDGLYQGQKSTITDCSLSQVDMSGCILKNLHIVDKAQCLMQQTNFSNCVFEDLTFYSNRTQQYKFMNVSFRDLQAGKFSLNNVNCLENVDLTHAKIDKLSLLEGTTLTGVKLSDDAPDLIKLDPDMFNNITVIDRHLDSINNPVTGALFFKTLASINNNAVRCAFAEQLIAMLDGEGVLAEAYRNITTLKLSFMKELSNSCYSGSEIIKDFFDRALLNHSKNALLSDTPHADLSELLLKLQEEELLDYQFPINQLIKADSELRDTFYRQTPIKDFVSYIEEQIMMEDADAPHQIFYNPDNKIALYLPAQDFRGLLRDSQTPERYALLHYKAEPGKEEIVTDIPAGFKFLGSVLEVFPMLHSLWSRSGGIFTPVIRFLFSHAPDLESEQKNKAAKIEKHMIALLMRKVDASSKLIEPGDESLLCEILEPFYRTQTDEDRDNAKALRWKMIEIAQHRLALGSKTFSDAEQKIIAGMIIIRMLADLFSTRFYAEEEDSANAPRQLAKLLINDLQAFRPGMINPDDAEEWKERLIPKSVVKTYTCSSIVAAMVASYQFPGEQGAEMNKAIKLHYPLT; encoded by the coding sequence ATGTCCGATATTTCAGTTAATGCCTTAACCTCGCCCACAACAACGGCAGCAGAAGATCTTCAGACGGGCGCATTACCCCCCCTGGCGATAAAGAATAGTACGGCTACCCTCGCCTCAAATACACCGTTAGCACTCAATGATCCGGACGCTGACAACATAATTGCGCTGGAAGATATCACGGGAGAAACCTTTATTGATTATATGCACGATATCCGACCCTATGATCAACGCCCCAGAACCTTTCGCGGGGTTAGTTTTGGCCGTGGACTTGACTATAAACCGGGCGACTTTAAAGAACCGTTGCCATTTAATAAAGACACCTTTTACGATTTAAACTTCAGGGGGTACTACACTAACCACGGCATAGAAATGAGGAACTGCCTAATCACAACAGAAGAAGATAATTTAATCTGGTTTGCGTCTAATTTTAGAGATTCCTGCTGGCAGGGCAGCACCATTGACGGTTTGTATCAAGGACAGAAAAGCACCATTACCGACTGTTCGTTATCACAGGTGGATATGTCTGGTTGCATACTAAAAAACCTCCATATTGTAGACAAAGCCCAATGTCTAATGCAACAGACTAATTTTTCCAACTGTGTATTTGAAGACCTGACTTTCTACAGCAATAGAACACAACAGTATAAATTCATGAACGTTAGCTTCAGAGACCTTCAGGCAGGGAAATTTTCTCTGAATAATGTCAATTGTCTGGAAAACGTTGACCTTACTCATGCAAAGATTGACAAACTCTCGCTGCTGGAAGGGACGACATTAACCGGCGTGAAATTAAGCGATGATGCACCTGATCTCATCAAACTCGATCCCGATATGTTTAACAACATCACCGTGATAGACCGACACCTGGACAGTATCAATAACCCTGTTACTGGTGCATTGTTTTTCAAAACGCTCGCATCGATTAACAATAATGCGGTCCGCTGCGCTTTTGCGGAACAACTGATCGCGATGCTCGATGGAGAGGGTGTATTAGCCGAAGCATATAGAAACATCACAACGTTAAAACTATCATTCATGAAAGAACTGTCTAATAGTTGTTATTCTGGCTCGGAAATCATCAAAGATTTTTTCGATCGTGCACTACTGAATCACAGTAAAAATGCATTGCTTTCGGACACCCCACATGCCGATCTCTCTGAGCTACTGCTGAAATTGCAGGAAGAAGAACTGCTTGATTATCAGTTCCCGATTAACCAACTTATTAAGGCTGACAGCGAGTTAAGGGATACGTTTTATCGCCAGACACCGATTAAAGATTTTGTCAGTTATATAGAAGAGCAAATTATGATGGAAGATGCCGATGCGCCACATCAGATTTTCTATAACCCGGATAATAAGATCGCCCTCTATCTTCCGGCACAGGATTTCCGGGGCTTGCTCCGCGACAGCCAGACACCGGAGCGCTACGCATTGTTGCACTACAAGGCAGAGCCGGGTAAGGAAGAAATCGTTACGGATATCCCCGCCGGTTTTAAGTTTCTTGGCAGCGTACTGGAGGTTTTCCCGATGCTGCACTCCCTCTGGAGCCGCTCCGGCGGCATTTTCACACCGGTGATCCGTTTTCTGTTTTCACATGCTCCCGACCTTGAAAGCGAACAAAAAAACAAGGCCGCAAAGATTGAAAAGCATATGATCGCCCTGCTGATGCGCAAGGTTGATGCATCAAGCAAACTGATAGAACCGGGTGATGAGTCGCTATTATGCGAGATACTGGAACCTTTTTATCGCACTCAGACTGATGAGGACCGTGATAACGCCAAAGCGCTGCGCTGGAAGATGATTGAAATAGCTCAGCATCGGCTGGCACTGGGTAGCAAAACATTCTCGGATGCTGAGCAAAAAATTATCGCCGGGATGATCATCATACGCATGCTGGCTGACCTGTTTTCCACCCGCTTTTATGCTGAGGAGGAAGATTCAGCCAATGCGCCACGCCAGCTTGCCAAGCTATTGATTAATGACCTTCAGGCGTTCCGGCCCGGTATGATTAATCCTGATGACGCGGAAGAATGGAAAGAACGTCTCATACCGAAATCAGTCGTTAAGACTTATACCTGTTCCTCCATCGTCGCGGCCATGGTCGCCAGCTACCAATTTCCTGGCGAACAGGGTGCAGAGATGAATAAGGCCATCAAACTCCATTACCCGCTAACTTAA
- a CDS encoding LysE family translocator: protein MALSHELILIYTTYFVATASPGPSNMAIMGTAMKRGRASALALAGGVIGGSMLWALLAACGVLTVLATFAQLLMVLKIGGGLYLLWLASKAGRSALRKPDALEFAQRSGEPAQYGRMFRQGLLMHVGNPKAILTWVAIMSVALKPEAAASTLPMIIVGCAGICVLVFCGYALLFSTAPMATFYRKIRRGLDALLACCFAVAGLKLVFSRN, encoded by the coding sequence ATGGCGCTTTCTCACGAACTGATTTTGATCTACACCACCTATTTTGTTGCCACGGCCAGCCCCGGCCCGAGCAACATGGCGATTATGGGTACGGCAATGAAACGGGGGCGCGCTTCTGCGCTGGCACTGGCAGGTGGGGTGATCGGCGGTTCGATGCTATGGGCGTTGCTGGCGGCCTGTGGCGTCCTTACGGTGCTGGCGACCTTTGCTCAACTGCTGATGGTATTAAAAATCGGTGGCGGCCTGTATCTGCTATGGCTGGCGAGTAAAGCCGGGAGATCGGCTTTGCGTAAACCGGATGCGCTGGAGTTTGCACAGCGCAGTGGCGAACCCGCGCAGTACGGCAGGATGTTTCGTCAGGGTTTGCTGATGCATGTGGGCAATCCCAAAGCGATTCTCACCTGGGTAGCGATCATGTCAGTGGCGCTGAAACCAGAGGCAGCTGCGTCAACGCTGCCGATGATCATCGTGGGTTGTGCCGGGATCTGTGTGTTGGTGTTTTGTGGATATGCGCTGCTATTTTCCACTGCGCCGATGGCAACATTCTATCGCAAAATCCGACGCGGCCTGGATGCGTTGCTGGCCTGTTGCTTCGCCGTTGCCGGACTGAAGCTGGTCTTCAGTCGGAACTAG
- a CDS encoding ABC transporter substrate-binding protein, whose protein sequence is MKKSLSLALLLSLTAFTQVALAQQTLRFGVDPTFPPFESKAADGSLQGFDIDLGNAICAQAKVKCQWVEMGFDSSIPALQAKKFDAILSAMSMTDKRRQQVAFSDMLYNTPSALLAPSASKLTTDIASLRGKTIGVAQGTIQETYAKTKWAPEGVNVVSYPNQMEVYPDLLAGRLDGSLSNAVSAEQGFLTKPEGKDYAIKGTLVDKKIFGDGVGIALRKGDEENLKMINAALAEMHNNGTYDQLTKKYFKFKVYP, encoded by the coding sequence ATGAAAAAGAGCTTATCCCTCGCGTTACTGCTTTCGCTTACTGCCTTTACCCAGGTAGCACTGGCGCAGCAAACCCTGCGTTTTGGTGTCGATCCCACTTTCCCGCCGTTTGAATCCAAGGCGGCTGATGGTTCGTTGCAGGGTTTTGATATCGATCTGGGTAACGCTATCTGTGCCCAGGCAAAAGTGAAATGCCAGTGGGTGGAAATGGGTTTTGACAGCAGCATTCCCGCCCTGCAGGCGAAGAAGTTTGATGCCATCCTGTCCGCCATGTCGATGACCGATAAGCGCCGTCAGCAGGTGGCTTTTAGCGATATGCTTTATAACACCCCAAGTGCGTTGCTGGCCCCCTCAGCCAGCAAGCTGACGACCGACATTGCCTCCCTGCGCGGGAAAACTATCGGCGTAGCACAGGGCACCATCCAGGAAACCTACGCCAAAACCAAATGGGCACCGGAAGGGGTCAACGTGGTCTCTTATCCCAATCAGATGGAGGTTTATCCTGATCTGCTGGCCGGTCGTCTTGATGGCAGCCTGAGCAATGCCGTCTCAGCCGAACAGGGTTTCCTGACCAAACCGGAAGGCAAGGACTACGCCATTAAAGGCACGCTGGTCGATAAAAAGATTTTTGGCGATGGTGTGGGTATCGCGTTGCGTAAAGGGGATGAGGAAAACCTGAAGATGATTAACGCGGCGCTGGCGGAGATGCATAACAACGGCACCTATGATCAACTGACGAAAAAATACTTTAAATTTAAGGTTTATCCCTGA
- a CDS encoding zinc-binding alcohol dehydrogenase family protein, with protein sequence MKAIVYSQNGLPISDENALYDLDVAKPQPGARDLLVKINAIAVNPVDTKVRAGAPTDTPRILGWDAVGVVEAVGEAVTLFQPGDKVYYAGDITRPGSYAEYGLVDERIAAHQPQSLNDADAAALPLTALTAWELLFDRLEIKADDNSALLIIGAGGGVGSMLTQLASKLTNLTVIGTASRAETAEWVRSLGADHVIDHQRPLGEQLTALGISNVRYVASLTHTDSYYPQLIDVLAPQGKLALIDDPETLDAVPLKRKAISLHWELMFTRSLFHTADMQRQHDILQQVSALIDDGTLQTTAGEHHGTINAANLRKAHALIESGRARGKIVLSGF encoded by the coding sequence ATGAAAGCCATTGTTTACAGCCAGAATGGTTTACCGATTTCTGATGAAAATGCCCTGTACGATCTCGATGTTGCCAAACCGCAACCAGGCGCGCGCGATCTGCTGGTCAAAATCAATGCCATCGCCGTTAACCCGGTAGACACCAAGGTTCGTGCTGGTGCGCCCACCGATACACCGCGCATTCTGGGTTGGGATGCAGTGGGCGTAGTGGAAGCAGTGGGCGAGGCGGTAACGCTGTTTCAGCCAGGGGATAAGGTTTATTACGCCGGTGATATCACCCGTCCTGGCAGCTATGCCGAGTATGGGCTGGTGGATGAGCGTATCGCCGCACATCAGCCGCAATCATTGAACGACGCGGATGCTGCCGCGCTGCCCCTCACCGCGTTAACCGCCTGGGAATTGCTGTTTGACCGCCTTGAAATCAAAGCCGATGACAATTCCGCACTGCTGATTATTGGCGCAGGTGGTGGTGTCGGTTCGATGCTGACCCAGCTTGCCAGCAAACTCACCAATCTGACAGTGATTGGCACGGCATCCCGTGCGGAAACGGCGGAGTGGGTGCGTTCGCTGGGGGCTGATCATGTGATCGACCATCAGCGCCCGCTGGGTGAACAACTGACGGCGCTGGGCATCAGTAACGTGCGTTATGTCGCCAGCCTGACGCATACCGACAGCTATTATCCGCAACTGATTGATGTGCTGGCCCCGCAGGGCAAACTGGCGCTGATCGATGATCCCGAAACGCTGGATGCGGTGCCGTTGAAGCGAAAGGCGATTTCGTTGCACTGGGAGCTGATGTTTACCCGTTCGCTGTTCCACACCGCAGATATGCAACGTCAGCATGACATCCTGCAACAGGTGAGCGCGCTGATTGATGATGGCACCCTGCAAACCACCGCTGGTGAACACCATGGCACCATCAATGCGGCCAATCTGCGTAAAGCTCATGCCTTGATCGAAAGCGGTCGCGCGCGGGGCAAAATCGTGCTGAGCGGCTTTTAA
- a CDS encoding LysR family transcriptional regulator, whose protein sequence is MIRLEDVTLFVRSAALGSFSRAAREADLLPGQVSAAIQRLERELDKRLFARSTRSLRLTAEGEKYLPYAQEMLALMQAGADSLQSHEDALSGELKIALPSDIGRNIVLPLITEFCRQHPALSVRLSLSDQISDVFRDPVDIAIRYGKLDDSSYVALPLAEDNRRVLVASPSWLDQHGRPETLEEIARHDCLLFVMNGHVYDKWTFPQEGMRRQITVKSRLLCDDADVARRWAVAGMGIAYKSWLDVCDDVREGRLEVVLPHLPGESTPLHLICPHRKQFSPAIRALHQLLRTHLRALTAQLSA, encoded by the coding sequence ATGATTCGACTGGAAGATGTGACGTTATTTGTGCGCTCCGCTGCGCTTGGCAGCTTTTCTCGTGCCGCGCGCGAGGCAGACCTGCTGCCAGGCCAGGTCAGTGCTGCGATTCAGCGTCTGGAACGTGAGCTGGATAAACGCTTGTTTGCCCGATCCACCCGCAGCCTGCGTCTCACCGCTGAAGGGGAAAAATACCTGCCCTATGCCCAGGAAATGCTGGCACTGATGCAGGCTGGTGCCGACAGCCTGCAAAGCCATGAAGATGCGTTATCCGGCGAACTAAAAATCGCCCTGCCTTCCGATATCGGACGCAATATCGTGCTGCCGTTGATTACCGAATTTTGCCGTCAGCACCCGGCTTTGTCGGTGCGTCTCTCACTGTCTGATCAAATCAGCGATGTATTTCGTGACCCGGTGGATATTGCCATTCGTTACGGCAAACTGGATGACAGCAGTTATGTCGCTCTGCCGCTGGCCGAAGATAATCGTCGGGTGCTGGTGGCGTCTCCGAGCTGGCTCGATCAGCATGGCCGCCCGGAGACGCTGGAGGAGATCGCGCGGCATGATTGTCTGCTGTTTGTCATGAACGGCCATGTCTATGATAAATGGACCTTTCCTCAGGAAGGGATGCGCCGCCAGATTACGGTTAAAAGCCGCCTGCTATGTGACGACGCGGATGTCGCCCGACGCTGGGCGGTGGCCGGGATGGGTATCGCTTATAAATCCTGGCTTGATGTGTGTGATGACGTCAGGGAGGGACGGCTGGAAGTGGTGCTGCCACACTTACCTGGCGAAAGCACCCCGCTGCATCTTATCTGCCCGCATCGCAAACAGTTTTCTCCGGCCATTCGGGCATTGCATCAACTGCTGCGCACCCATCTGCGGGCGCTGACTGCGCAGCTGTCAGCATAA
- a CDS encoding 2,3-butanediol dehydrogenase produces MKAARWYKARDIRVDDIEEPQVTAGKVKIKVAWTGICGSDLHEYIAGPIFVPVEKPHKISHDIAPIVLGHEFSGQVVEVGTGVTKVKVGDRVVVEPILSCGECPACREGKYNLCGDLGFHGLSGGGGGFASYTTVAEHMVHRMPDALSYEQGALVEPAAVALHAVRMSKLKAGDKAAVFGAGPIGLLVIEALRAAGAAEIYVVELSPQRAEKARELGAKVVIDPSKEDAVAKIRELSEGGVDVAYEVTGVPVVLKQCIDSTNYEGETVIVSIWEGEAAFHPNKVVLSERSIKGIIAYRHIFPAVMELMVQGYFQADKLVTKRIELADLVEQGFEALVKEKQQVKILVRPPQ; encoded by the coding sequence ATGAAAGCGGCACGTTGGTATAAAGCACGCGACATTCGCGTCGATGACATTGAAGAACCCCAGGTCACAGCCGGAAAAGTCAAAATCAAAGTCGCATGGACCGGCATCTGCGGCAGCGATCTGCATGAATACATCGCGGGACCGATCTTTGTCCCGGTGGAAAAACCGCACAAAATCAGCCATGACATTGCGCCGATTGTTCTCGGTCATGAGTTTTCGGGTCAGGTGGTTGAGGTTGGTACCGGTGTCACTAAAGTCAAAGTCGGCGATCGCGTCGTGGTTGAGCCGATTCTCTCCTGTGGCGAATGCCCGGCTTGCCGTGAAGGCAAATATAACCTGTGTGGCGACCTCGGTTTCCACGGTCTGTCCGGTGGTGGCGGTGGTTTTGCCAGCTATACCACGGTGGCGGAGCATATGGTGCACCGTATGCCGGACGCTCTCTCCTATGAGCAAGGTGCGCTGGTGGAACCTGCTGCGGTGGCTTTACATGCGGTGCGCATGAGCAAACTGAAAGCAGGCGACAAAGCGGCGGTGTTTGGTGCTGGCCCGATTGGTTTGCTGGTCATCGAAGCGCTGCGCGCCGCCGGTGCCGCTGAAATCTATGTGGTGGAACTCTCCCCGCAACGTGCGGAGAAAGCACGCGAACTGGGCGCAAAAGTGGTCATCGATCCGAGCAAAGAAGATGCCGTGGCGAAGATCCGTGAGCTGAGCGAAGGCGGCGTTGATGTGGCCTATGAAGTGACCGGCGTACCGGTGGTGCTGAAGCAGTGTATCGACAGCACTAACTACGAAGGCGAAACCGTCATCGTATCCATCTGGGAAGGTGAAGCGGCGTTCCACCCGAACAAAGTGGTACTGAGTGAGCGCAGCATCAAAGGCATCATCGCCTACCGCCATATTTTCCCGGCAGTGATGGAATTAATGGTGCAGGGTTATTTCCAGGCGGACAAGCTGGTGACCAAACGCATCGAGCTGGCCGATCTGGTCGAGCAGGGTTTTGAAGCGCTGGTGAAAGAAAAGCAGCAGGTCAAAATTCTGGTACGTCCACCGCAGTGA